tgatattagccccattatctgtaatgatcacctttggtatcccaaaccggcaaatgatatttgagtgcacaaaatcaaccaccgtcttcttggttacagacttgaatgttttagcctctacccacttggtgaagtagtctatggccaccaAAATAAACATGTTCCCGTTTGATGCTgatggatcaattggcccaatgacatccatgccccatgcaacaaaaggccatggtgcaaacatcgtgtgtaattccgatggtggagaatgaatcaaatctttgtgcacttggcactgatgacatttacgcacgaaactgatacaatctcgctccatagtgagccaataataatctgctcggagaatcttctttgccaacatgtacccactcatgtgcggtccacagactccagaatgtacttcggtcataataggTGTAGCCTGtcttgcatctatgcatctcagcagcccaagatctggagtccttttgtacagatTTAAACGTAaagtcctaagagcatgatttctacttagtAGAGCAAACAAATTTAAAAgcaaagtcctatgagcatgatttctacccgaattaccccataaaacatgtatctacccaccttttttactaaataccccaatatctatttacaaattattacatgccagtgaatgaattacataagtaaaaacAGTAAATCCAGAAGCtactctatagggagccttcaatcagGACTAGATTTACCAAAACCTCCAATGGCCTCATATACTCAGTTCTATAGTCAAATCAAattctaggtgcatcaaagttccctaaggatctcaaggatcccgggaagtgcttacacctagacatagtaaccaaagattgaacaagtgcACTGTGGAAAGActagcctcagtatgccagaggtcagagggttctcaaaaggatctcaaggtagtacacatactagacggccagaacttattgactaagagtatagtgaaaagtgatggacacaagttgaaaggttttagtaAGAAACTGTATTTAACAAAAGTCTTTTTTAAAGTAATTTACTAAAGCAacagagattgtttgaaaaagagattggtgtagttaacaaagtccaaacaccttaggataggttcatacacagccaggaATCATAGCATCAAGGCAGGTTTGGTAGTCATAAACAGGGGTAaagggggtttgggaatacatagtACACACATAGTTAAGCAAAGACCTGGGAATTAGTAGTCATGCCCAGAAGTAGCTAGCTAGACATAGTCACAAAATCAGACATAAAGAACAAACGCACATGCAAGAGGATAGGGATTTGGGAGATCCATTGTGGTAAACAtataacaagtaagagatgattagtgtagacatgctcagaaacaaacAGAAGGGGAAATATACTGATCTCAAGGGGAGAGGAAGACAtgataacatgctaataatgtaaccctcagctacaagtttcacaacagaaccacaaatagaagcaaccCAGAAATAAGaggaactgaaacaataagagaatcatattgttgttggaactttgaattgaaactagtaCATACCAGTAAAGAGTATAGTAAGCAAATGGAAAGAACAAAAGAacacaaatggttagccttggcttgcaactGGCTAACTTAGAGcattagcaagtagcacaagagagagagcaGGAATTTTTAAGTATGAGAGATAGTTTTGGACCcaagtgttcgtgtgtttgagTGTTAATGACAGAgcatatatatagtttgaaactaggcagaataataaggtaagaatcaaagtcaagtagtaattatggaactaggtatcaattagtataaaattagtagaagtactaccttaattaagggagttaatTTCAAATGGTAAAGACTTataaggaaagagatcacatAAGACATGGAATATAACACATAAAGAAATAATTTCAGCATAGTGCATGTATAGAACATGCAATTAAGGTAGGTGCATAATattccaattaaggaaataacataagaGTCAGTTGATAGCATAATTGaccataaaataaggcaagaaaaatgaCCGATAGGTTGAAAATCAGTATAGAATATCATAAGAGATTAGAAGGATGTTAATCATAGGGAATCAAGGATTCTGATGGACAATAGTACTGATTTTAGTTGAAATTACCATAAATTTCTATGAACAAACAGAATAAACACACAATAGGCAAGAAGAGGTAAAATCAGAAACTCTAATAGCACAgtagggtaaaaatcacacaAAATCAGGGATTCGTATAGAACATATCACTGATTAGAGGAGTTAACAGAATAAACATAGTATAGGCGGAAAAAGCAGAAATTAGAAACCCTAATGGGCATAgtagggtaaaaatcacacaAGACTTAGGTATTCATGAGAAACAAGCAAGCATATAGATTAGACGAACAAATCATCAAATACAGACTAAGTACCCAGGGTTAAGACCAAGAACGGGgttttcaacatagacgagttgaaaaaggagaaaaacacAGAATCGGTCGAGATATGCAAAGAAAAGAGGTTTAAACATGAAGAATTGATTTAAACAGAGTGTAGAAAAAGTTACGACAACCCTAACttttaaaagaaagtaaaacaacTCGCAATCAATGATTTTTGCAAAAGAGGTTTAAGAATAGTGTAAAACATAGAAAGAAACAGACTCGAATCGTTAAAAATAGcacagatctaagagatacaGAGGAAAGTTatggtttcaaaggaaacccaaatatAAATGGAAGAACGTGCTATAAACgtcaaagatcgtaacaaatgtAGCATGATTTTGCTAAAAATTACACTGGAGAAGCCATGAACAGCTAAAACAGtaaccctagatacaagtcggcgtggcctagggcccttgaaggccttagagatgataAGCAAGGCGATGGAGGAACCATTGAAGGCTTGGGATTGAAATGTGATCACCGGAGAGGGCCGAAGAAGGAGGTGGCGGTTGAAgagggattagggttaggttgagagaagagaggagacgaGAGAATTTGAAGGTGGCAGGTTGTGAAGAATGGCTAGGGTTAGGGTGGTCttaggaattaaaaaagaaaaggtgtcatgtggaccgttgatctccctCTTATGCAATCGGGAGATCGGGTTTATGACGTTTTGGGCataagacaactcattccttatgggaactgggttttgtatttgaaaagtcgccacctaatgattttaaggtACATTAGGACACTTATAAGGGTTCACTTCTAGGTtgcttgataaccagagatagggtaagggctgtAATTATCATTAGGCGAAGGTATTAGGCACCTctcaggatctactagtgtggttcctggccagacagtttcatgtgaatttgtgcaatttagaaaatagacaagtataggctcaaacagtaggggatttaaatttaaacacataagagttcgaaagaacaattaaaagaagagttttgaaaagaaatttgCAAATAAAAGGGAtagagggtcctaggtttatatttaatatggatcacatcaatgcaatacctggtatgacactcctcaaaagaggggatacacatggtattagtGCGCCggccatcatatccatatctacccttcccaccctgtcaaggtattaaagcgcggattggtctcgatctctattgcatgctattactcgtcccaTTCATATCGgtcccggaggaacttaggactactattcctaaaggggagggatattaggctgacttggATTTCAAGAGGTAAAAAtctaaggtgacatacaaaacacataatacTGCATGTTAGGGGAAGcatgtaaacaaataaaaggctcgtgtatacctcctcaaataaagcacataaatagaATGACTTAAACATACATCTAAGCTCTGAATTTAACATACTAAGGTAAAGGGAAGTTTCCACTATTGAggcagaccaatttattacataactcagataagaagtcagAATAaggtctgcctgctggttgtagcaattaataCTTAACATAGACAtattccttttttttattatcaCCTAAAGCATGCCTAAGCGTTTGGGGTGAgatcctatgaacatggtatctactatTGATTCAGCATGTGGAAAAGTAATAACAGTTTTAAAAGAACGATTtggaaatcttataggcatgctctCTAAACTGCGTTAAATAAAGGAGTAAGGTTGTTAAAAACTAGTTCAGAatcaaactgattttaaatagttcagctcctataggcaggatatctagtatTGCTCATTTTAtgcttatagacatgatttctaacaaaGTGGTACTGGTTCTTAACCTTATCGACATGATATATGATTCTAACCATTtagatcctaagaacatggtgtctAAATGTGACAATATCATGTGGAATTGAAGCAAGTCCTATAGGCAGTCTCCCTAGATGTAGAACACGCAGAATTTTAGTAAAAACaggtcttatagacatggtatctaaatgcagaattaaacatgcataatttaaaacaacaaatcttataggcatgatttctaaatatagagttaaacatgcagaatttaaaataacagatcttataggcatgatttttacccttaagcatgcataattacccgGCCCTTTTTACTAGCTaaccccaatgtttattacaaattattacaaactgaaTAATGAATTACATTAAAGAAGTATAAAATAAAGGTTACAACCAGATGAAGCCTGATTCTTGaattcctctctgagttatacgAATAaaacacctcaaatgccattgtttcaaagcttttctcagacttgagtgtgtcaaagttccttaaGTGTCTCAAGGGGGTCCCCGGGCGGTGCTCAGACCCTagttgcataaccagatagagatgagtgcagtatgggagggccaacccttatgtgtccaatttcagagggagctcatgggtcccaaggaaagactcacataagaggggcagaacttaagtctaataACATGGTGGAAGTGCAGGAGTAGAGATATAAAACTGAGTGGAGAATGTAGAGGGAGAGGGCTAGTTTGGAAAATAGTGGTAGTAAAAGCTAAAATTATACAACATCAGTAATAACACAAAGGGAgtaggggtttgggaatacattgaaGGTGGCTTACGACCCTAAGAGGGGTCAAAAATCTGGACACGCCCAGCAATAAGAGATGCTGATatgcccataaaccagccagaGGATACACACATAAAGAGGATATGATGTATGTGATCAGGGAAGgttaggtttgggtcatgcacaacaatgtctaatgtTGGCATGTACTCAAACCAACCAAGGAATACAAACACACAGGGGATATGGGGGGTTTGGGGTTCATAGGTGACCGATAGAGTTCATACATAGGGGAAACATGAATTCAGAAAAAGAAAGGGGGCATATTACGACATGTATAACAATGCAACTTGATCAAAACACAAACAGAAATAGGCAAGAGTGAGGGAAATAACAAagaaaacatgttgttgttgatgttggaaAATTAATTACAACATACAAGTAAAGAAGCAAATGCATAAAGAAAAGTGAGCAAGTTCCCACAacgtagccttggctttcagccggctagacatgGCAGCAACACAAGCAGTaacagagaaaaagagagagagagagagagtttgagtgaagtgtatgttctgaactcaagttgtttgtgtgtttgaaagaagaggggtgcaGGGTATTATAGCCTTTTGAAAACATgtgagaaataaggtaataagtaaagttcaatacaaatatggaaataatcaacaGTCAGAATCAATCAGCCAAATGATTTCCCTTTAATTGAGGAATCACTTGTTTAACGGGGCTAACcgattcaaaataaggaaagaaaatcagctTGTAAGCAgcctgattattgccataaaagaagtagtaaatcattaagtaagcaatcgagTTTAAGTACAAAAATAcatttattttgggaaaaagattcagtaaagaaaaaataaggaaagaatcaattaactttaacaggcgagtgaaattagagtttcacaaaagaaaagtttgaaatcagtctcaagattgaagatcaatcaaagaaggaacctcagcatataaatagagtgcacaaacaCTAGACATGTGAAGCCAAacctattggcaaaagaaacagcatGCGATAGTAGCACAAAGTTTAGTAGATAGCAAACATTCAAAGCATGATACTtcagtaggtcaagtcacattgaatcaatagtgaagagaaaaaaaatacagTATCGGAAGCATGCAAAGGGTCTCACAGTAACAGATGAGAAACcctttgaaaagttagggtttcaggcATAGTCGAGTTTTAAAGATAGTAAAAACCCAAAATtagaggaatcacataaagaaaaaagaTTCAGAAACAAGGAACCTCAAGTTGAGTAAGGTATTTAAATGAACAGTTTCAAACCCAAAGACATAGGTTCCTTCAACAATAATCAAGCTTAAAAGATGATAATCAAATAAATTGAACAAGAACTTAACTAGACAAGCAATTATCtaacaaacagtttcagaactcgaatgaacccaaagtAACTAGGGTTTTCAATGTGCTAACTCAAATAGGAGAATAACATGAACAAAACATAGTAAAACCAGAGACACATTAAAATCAGAGAaaaagattttgaaaaaaaaaacttgaaggaaaaaccctaatcggaaaagatgaagagacttttttttttgaaagcaaagttaaagAATCTTCGAGAAATTTTTTAAAAACTCATGGTAAGTATGgatctaaggtagatctgaaagaagTCGAAAAGGTCTTAGAGGTTAGGTCTTCAGAAGAACCCAAAAGCAACGAGAAAGGCCTTAAAAGTTACTGATCTAACCAGAAGAGTCAAAGGTCTGACTTGAATGGCcttggctggccggagaaaggttaGTGATGACCAGAGAAGGGTCATCGAGCAAAGACTGGACCAAATCCCTTCAGAGTCTAGTCATGAGACCACAGAACCAAACACATAGAAGCCTTGGAAGGCTGGTATAGGTCTTCGATgacctcggaaggccatggatcagggtggcggcggctagggtttgagggtgttgtagagaggatttggaagaggagggattcagaggcggcgtatAGTAACAAATTAAAAGGGTTTGAGGGGGTAGTTcggaattaattaaggcaagggtGCTTATTGGCctttgatctaaatgatcaacggcccggATTAAAACGGGTAAGTGGGTGGTTTAATGAAATTGTGTTTGGGTtggtttaaattgaaattgggtcgggGTTCCATTGAGGTAGAATTAGGCtgcaattgaaatgaaatctggctagattttaaatagctatttttcccatttattttataaaaatagtaaattaaattctagaaataaattgaaagtactaaaataatttgtaacacctaattatcaatttaaaaatactggacttcatttttataaatataaatgcaattaaatcttaaaaagggTTAATATTGcaactatatgcaatttagctttaaaaatactaaataaatttgtaaaaatatgcaaacaatatcttagctatattttagtataaatatgagaatccaataaatgaatcagcaaaatgataattttgggaattattattgggtttttatgtataataataataataatcaaatTCGCATATTTATAACTATCTAGTACTATTCTTAATCAAATTCGCTTTTTTTTTCTGCGTTTCATTGCAGCGGCTAGGCATTACCAGCGGTAGCGGTGACAACCCCCTATTTGATTGGACTCGTGGTATTTTGTGTGTATTTCAGGTTAGGGCCGGTGGCTTTGGGCGACAAGCGAGACGTGCACATGCAAACAGCGAAGAACAACCCGAGTATCAGCAAGGAACGACAAGAGTTGGACGCGAACGAGCTAGGTGGACGCAATACATACGAGTATACTGAGATAATTCCCAGGTTATACTCatgggagttggtacctcccgtATGCCTATTTCCCTCTATTGTGTTAGTAAAATTGTTCTCCTTTTAGTTCTTATTACTTTAGTCTCCATATTAGGGCACATGTAGTGGCATCTTGTCTTATTCTAGTTTGTTCTGTGGTGTCTGTTAGTGATTCCCCCTAGTCCGTCGGAGTTATAGTGGATGTAGTTTGGGATGGTCGAGTGAGTTCAAGTCCTCGGGCGTGCGGGGGTGGGTCGGGGGTTAGGGCGGGGGCTAGAAGGTGGGTTGGGATGTAAGGGAGGTAAAGGGAACAAGGGTGTCCATCGGTTGAGAATTGGGTCATGGAACGTAGGTTCATTGACaggtaagtctatagagttggcgaagatccTCAAGAAGAGGAGGGTCAATATTGCATGTGTCCAGGAGACAAGGTGGGCAGGGTCGAGTGCAAGAGGCGCGGATGGGTATAAACTTTGGAACTCTAGAACCCGAAAGGGTAAGAATGGAGTAGGTATTTTGGTGGATAGGGAACTTAGAGAGTATGTGGTTGAGGTTAGACAAGTGAATGATAGATTGATGATTATTAAGTTGGTGGTTGGACAGTGCATCGTAAATGTCGTTAGTGCCTATGCTCCATATGCGGGCCTAAATGAGGAGGTTAAACAGCGCTTTTGAGAGGGGCTGGATGATATTATACGTCAGGTACCAACCTACTGAGAAGTTgttcataggaggggatttcaatggccATATTGGGTCGACCGCAGGTGTGTATGACGAAGTGCATGGAGACTTCGGTTTTGGGGAGAGGAACGGAGGAGGAACCTTGTTACTGGACTTCGCTAAGGCTTTTGGGTTAGTGGTTGCTAACTCTTGCTTTCCGAAGagggaggagcatttggttacttttcaaaatgtagtggcgaagactcagattgactatctcttCCTCAGGAGGCGTGACAGAGGGTTGTGCAAGGATTGTAAGGTGATTCCAGGTGAGATACTCATGACGCGacataggctcttggtgatggacgttGGTATTATGGTGAAGAGGAGGAAAATATTTGCTCGAGGAAGACCGAGAATCAGGTGGGGAGCCTTAACTAAGGACAAAGCCCAAGAGTTAGATGGGCCGTTGTCGGTTATGGGAGCTTGGAGGAGCAGTGGTGACGCGAACATTATGTGGTCAACGATAGCAAATTGTATAAGAGAGGCtgtgagagaggtgttaggggtctcgaCAAGCGTCTCCGGTAGGCACAAAGGAGACTGGTAGTGGAATGAAGTggtacaaggtaaagtggaagcaaaaaaTAAGGCGTACCGGACGTTACTAGGGAGCATAACTGAGGGGGATAGGCGAGCACGCAtggagaggtataaggtagctaggaaggaagcgAAGCTGGCGGTCACAGAGGCTAAGACTGCGGCTTATAGTCGTATGTACGAGAAACTCTAGAAAAAAagaggggagaagaagttatttagGCTGGCCAAGCTGAGAGAGAGGAAAGCTCGAGATTCAGACCGAGTGAGATGCATCAAGGACGACgatggtagagtattgatggAAGATTCCCAGATTAAGATGAGATGACAAACTTACTTTCAAAAACTTCTTAATGAAGTAGGAGATCAGGATATTGTTCTTGGTGAATTGGAGCATTCCGAGAGTCACAGCGACTCTAGGTACTGCAGGAACATCAATGTTGAGGACGTCGTGGGAGCTATGAGTAGGATGAGTCGGGTCAAGGCGACCGGACCTGACGAGATTCCGGTAGAATTTTGGAAGTGTGTGGGGAAAACAGGTTTGGAGTGGTTGACTAGGTTGTTGAATGTTGTTTTTAAGGCAAAGAGGATGCCtgatgagtggaggtggagtacggtggtccc
This genomic stretch from Nicotiana sylvestris chromosome 9, ASM39365v2, whole genome shotgun sequence harbors:
- the LOC138878487 gene encoding uncharacterized protein, which produces MRRLNSAFERGWMILYVRYQPTEKLFIGGDFNGHIGSTAGVYDEVHGDFGFGERNGGGTLLLDFAKAFGLVVANSCFPKREEHLVTFQNVVAKTQIDYLFLRRRDRGLCKDCKVIPGEILMTRHRLLVMDVGIMVKRRKIFARGRPRIRWGALTKDKAQELDGPLSVMGAWRSSGDANIMWSTIANCIREAVREVLGVSTSVSGRHKGDW